One window of Macrococcus sp. 19Msa1099 genomic DNA carries:
- a CDS encoding site-specific integrase — protein sequence MTTGARRGELLGIKKEDIYEYGIRIKRSISPHSDDILLKTKHSKRDVSINKEVYDLLVTVKEKSNGYIFGRDGFKQSEILAKMLDELEIERTTFHGLRDTHASFLFSNDNLRLDYISKRLGHSSILTTQNYYLELMPEKKHQQDADALDLLNSLK from the coding sequence TTGACAACAGGTGCACGTCGAGGCGAATTACTAGGAATTAAAAAAGAGGATATTTACGAATATGGTATTCGTATAAAACGTTCAATTAGTCCTCATAGTGATGATATACTATTAAAAACAAAGCACTCTAAACGTGATGTTAGTATCAATAAAGAAGTCTATGATCTTTTAGTAACTGTTAAAGAGAAAAGTAATGGCTATATATTTGGAAGAGATGGTTTCAAGCAATCTGAAATATTAGCTAAAATGTTGGATGAACTTGAAATTGAACGAACTACCTTTCATGGATTACGAGATACACATGCCTCATTCTTATTTTCAAATGATAATTTAAGGTTAGATTATATTTCAAAACGTTTAGGTCATAGTTCAATATTAACCACACAGAATTATTACTTGGAACTAATGCCCGAAAAAAAACACCAGCAAGATGCTGATGCTTTAGATTTACTCAATTCACTAAAGTAA
- a CDS encoding FtsK/SpoIIIE domain-containing protein produces the protein MNKLIYFFKKDELPIISMYENDLIFLSLPKFIKYLRLIILYLILGIFIFSFMVDKAIFTFAIWIIGIILFVKQFKFISSIKDKYNDKYFMHHELLEFIINNKLFNEDANGIITSSRFSYSITNDEIVIYALMSGNYFDNKILNLDIQLQGLLDLPIYEKIIRHNATEYHFRINKPQRLNIPTQDTSYNNSNDINLGYGVTYNPTKSPHILISGGTGSGKSMFMSFLLIEFLKQKSTIFLCDCKNSDLGSLSNYLGEKYVATTPNNIARVIRLAVDEMKSRYDYMNENFIYGANFETHGFKPVWILFDEIGAFQAYGTDKKSKELISEVMDGIKQIILLGRQAGCFILIAGQQINANNLSTELRDNFSLRVSLGFNSSEGLRMMFGSATPDVSIPIEVKGAGLLYLHGSGKEQAQYYESPYIDTTQYDFIEELKKYIPEVQNN, from the coding sequence ATGAATAAATTAATTTATTTTTTTAAAAAAGATGAATTGCCAATAATCAGTATGTATGAAAATGATCTCATATTTTTATCTCTACCTAAATTTATCAAATACCTTAGGTTAATAATTCTATATCTCATTCTTGGCATATTTATTTTTTCATTTATGGTAGATAAAGCTATATTTACTTTTGCAATATGGATTATAGGAATTATTTTATTTGTAAAACAATTTAAATTTATTAGTTCTATCAAAGATAAGTATAATGACAAGTATTTTATGCATCATGAATTATTAGAGTTCATTATAAACAATAAGTTATTTAATGAGGATGCTAATGGGATTATTACTTCATCAAGATTTTCTTATTCTATTACAAATGATGAAATAGTTATTTACGCTTTAATGTCAGGAAATTATTTTGATAACAAAATACTAAATTTAGACATTCAATTACAAGGTTTATTAGATTTACCAATATACGAAAAAATAATACGTCATAATGCAACTGAATATCACTTTAGAATTAATAAGCCACAAAGATTAAACATACCTACTCAAGATACTTCATACAATAACTCTAATGATATCAATCTTGGTTATGGTGTGACATATAATCCCACTAAATCACCTCACATACTAATTTCGGGTGGCACTGGTAGTGGTAAGAGCATGTTTATGAGTTTCTTGTTAATCGAGTTCTTAAAGCAAAAATCTACTATTTTCTTATGTGATTGTAAGAACAGTGACCTTGGATCTTTATCAAACTATCTCGGCGAAAAATATGTAGCAACCACTCCAAATAATATTGCTCGTGTTATAAGACTAGCAGTAGATGAAATGAAAAGTAGATATGACTACATGAATGAAAACTTTATATATGGTGCTAATTTTGAAACCCATGGATTTAAACCAGTATGGATATTATTTGACGAAATCGGAGCATTTCAAGCTTATGGTACTGATAAAAAATCTAAAGAGCTTATCAGCGAAGTTATGGACGGAATCAAGCAAATCATTTTATTAGGTCGCCAAGCTGGATGTTTCATTCTTATAGCTGGACAACAAATCAATGCTAATAATCTAAGTACAGAATTACGAGATAATTTTTCGCTAAGAGTTTCACTTGGTTTTAACAGTTCAGAAGGATTGCGTATGATGTTTGGTTCTGCTACTCCAGATGTTTCCATCCCTATTGAGGTAAAAGGTGCTGGACTCCTATATTTACATGGCAGTGGCAAAGAACAAGCACAATATTATGAAAGCCCATATATTGATACAACGCAATATGATTTTATAGAGGAATTGAAGAAATATATTCCAGAGGTACAAAACAATTAA
- a CDS encoding DGQHR domain-containing protein yields the protein MKVLELKNVFRINQTTNENYVSYYTKINVKDLIKISETLRLSDSRKGIQRHLDLDRVNNIALYCEREDAIFPTPIVLTLNKDFVTNDLERDSFIELDLNMIDLLGKPFSIIDGQHRIEGIKKYIERNYESKDFELPIIIFMDADLTMSANIFVTINSNQKPVDKSIIYELFGIMYENNEVYTVESFANRVVKILNETKSSPFYNSIRILGRKTNSKQFISQGTVAKKIVERVSSPQNIIIDNNNIKKGLKIEEDQRRIYRHYFANNRPEIVAKIMINFFKAFSEVFDEFWKNTYITKKAVGFSGLMKLLDTIYKNEKNLKYENFLEIFSEMKAEHYEDIEKTLLISGSSESVANSIGNKLSDIYLTTSKSTKN from the coding sequence ATGAAAGTTTTGGAATTAAAGAATGTATTTCGTATAAACCAAACAACAAATGAAAATTATGTTTCTTATTATACAAAAATAAATGTAAAAGACTTAATTAAAATATCAGAAACACTCAGACTTTCTGACTCACGAAAAGGTATACAAAGACATTTAGATTTAGATAGAGTAAATAATATAGCTTTGTATTGTGAAAGAGAAGATGCTATATTTCCGACACCAATAGTACTAACGCTAAATAAAGATTTTGTAACTAATGATTTAGAACGCGACAGTTTTATTGAACTAGATCTAAATATGATTGATTTGTTAGGTAAACCATTTTCTATAATTGATGGTCAACATAGAATAGAGGGTATTAAAAAATATATTGAAAGAAATTATGAATCTAAAGATTTTGAATTACCTATAATTATATTTATGGATGCCGATTTAACTATGTCTGCCAATATTTTTGTAACGATTAATTCTAATCAAAAACCAGTAGATAAATCTATTATTTACGAGTTATTTGGAATAATGTATGAAAATAATGAGGTATACACTGTAGAGTCTTTTGCGAATAGAGTAGTAAAAATATTAAATGAAACTAAATCATCACCATTTTACAATTCAATAAGAATTTTAGGTAGGAAGACAAACTCTAAACAGTTCATCTCACAAGGAACAGTAGCAAAAAAAATTGTGGAGAGAGTCAGTAGTCCACAAAATATTATTATTGACAATAATAATATAAAAAAGGGTTTAAAAATAGAAGAAGATCAAAGAAGAATTTATAGACACTATTTTGCTAACAACCGTCCAGAAATTGTTGCTAAAATCATGATTAATTTCTTTAAAGCATTTTCGGAAGTATTTGATGAATTTTGGAAAAATACATATATTACGAAGAAAGCAGTAGGATTTAGTGGTCTAATGAAATTACTTGATACTATATATAAAAATGAAAAAAATTTAAAATATGAAAATTTCTTGGAAATTTTTAGTGAAATGAAAGCAGAACATTATGAAGATATAGAGAAAACATTATTAATTAGTGGATCGAGTGAGAGTGTAGCAAATTCCATTGGCAATAAACTTTCAGATATTTACTTAACTACAAGTAAAAGCACCAAAAATTAG
- a CDS encoding endonuclease/exonuclease/phosphatase family protein yields the protein MTKYSLMSLNLNFYNPESNIKRTTEDVAEFIINNHPTFVTLQEFGEKSITGDIDGLELLNKLNQYGYAVVEPLKDGIKPINTRILYLKEKVNYKKMMPAYYVHSFVNRQTGAIFEINGKKMCIFSLHFPLYQSQNQDNRQDKINMWDLTLRLGKNFRKYDYLILAGDFNESKIGNETVLSHNLDILENHLDSATNDIPTWNNQKLDHIFVTKNLKYEKSDPLSNNISDHKALLVEFEV from the coding sequence ATGACCAAATATAGCTTAATGAGTTTAAACTTAAACTTTTACAACCCTGAATCAAATATTAAACGTACTACAGAAGATGTGGCAGAATTCATCATAAATAATCATCCAACTTTTGTTACCTTACAAGAATTTGGTGAAAAATCTATAACTGGTGATATTGATGGTTTGGAATTGTTAAATAAATTAAATCAATATGGATATGCAGTTGTAGAACCCTTAAAAGATGGTATCAAACCTATTAATACACGCATACTTTATTTAAAAGAAAAAGTGAATTATAAAAAAATGATGCCAGCATATTACGTACATTCTTTCGTTAATAGACAAACTGGTGCAATTTTTGAGATAAATGGTAAAAAAATGTGTATCTTTTCCTTACACTTTCCTCTCTATCAAAGCCAAAATCAAGATAATAGACAAGACAAAATTAATATGTGGGATCTAACACTAAGGCTAGGGAAAAATTTCCGTAAGTATGACTATTTAATTTTAGCAGGTGATTTCAACGAATCTAAAATTGGGAATGAAACAGTTCTCTCTCACAATTTAGATATTTTAGAGAATCATCTTGATTCAGCAACAAATGATATTCCTACTTGGAATAATCAAAAGTTAGATCATATTTTTGTTACAAAAAATTTAAAATATGAAAAATCAGATCCATTATCGAATAACATAAGTGATCATAAAGCTCTATTAGTAGAGTTTGAAGTATAG
- the istB gene encoding IS21-like element helper ATPase IstB — translation MNTNHQKLLNNFEILKLKKFKAYYPNYIELLSKNEKSLTEILIDLTEKEIEYQSELKFKRAVNSARFPKIKYLHDFDFMFQPSINQQEILTLKSMHFLEDSINICFLGNSGVGKTHLAISLGIEACKQNIKTKFYTFKDLIDLLTDSDSKGIINKTLRQLSRIELLIIDEIGYTPITKEQADLFYQLMSLRYEMKSTIITTNIPFSNWGESFSNTIASAAIIDRLIHHSKVFKITGESYRLKDYKNEKSLSMRQT, via the coding sequence ATGAATACGAATCATCAAAAATTGCTCAATAATTTTGAAATATTAAAACTTAAAAAATTCAAAGCTTACTATCCAAATTACATTGAATTACTTTCTAAAAATGAGAAATCTTTAACTGAAATATTAATTGATTTAACCGAAAAAGAGATAGAATATCAATCAGAATTAAAATTTAAACGTGCTGTGAATTCAGCACGTTTCCCTAAAATAAAATATTTACATGATTTTGATTTTATGTTTCAACCAAGTATAAATCAACAAGAAATACTTACTTTAAAATCTATGCATTTCTTAGAAGATAGTATTAATATTTGTTTCCTGGGTAACAGTGGTGTTGGTAAAACACACTTGGCAATCTCATTAGGAATAGAAGCTTGTAAACAAAATATAAAGACCAAATTCTACACCTTCAAAGATTTAATAGACTTACTAACTGACTCAGATTCCAAAGGAATCATCAATAAAACATTAAGACAATTAAGCAGAATAGAATTACTTATCATTGATGAAATTGGTTATACTCCCATCACTAAAGAACAAGCCGATTTATTCTATCAGTTAATGTCACTAAGATATGAAATGAAATCAACAATAATTACAACTAACATTCCATTTTCTAATTGGGGAGAGTCATTTAGTAATACAATTGCATCAGCAGCTATAATAGATAGGTTAATTCACCATTCTAAAGTATTTAAAATTACTGGAGAATCATATCGATTAAAAGATTATAAAAATGAAAAATCCTTAAGCATGCGACAAACTTAA
- a CDS encoding Rep protein, translated as MTYNQKIIRTDSYIEVYEYEFPIVSDFEITNRVKKERVKEFDDLDKDEKELKLKRLARTREQAKWDLIRLVDVNFDNKTSFLTLTTKENIRDRLLFNNMFDKFVTRLNYHVLGTKKRLIKYVAVLEKQKRGAWHVHLILFSFPYVPHSKLLKIWGHGGVRINKIHDLDDASNAGRYVAKYMKKGMSQELLESMGKKSYYSSRNLKKAEEIKVLSDEKLFKDQQVVYESSYNSKVYKNGKLINNKVRYKKIKI; from the coding sequence ATGACATATAATCAAAAAATAATCCGTACAGATTCATATATTGAAGTTTACGAGTATGAATTTCCTATTGTTTCAGATTTTGAAATAACTAATCGTGTAAAGAAAGAACGTGTTAAAGAATTTGATGACTTAGATAAAGATGAAAAAGAATTAAAGTTAAAAAGATTAGCAAGAACACGTGAACAAGCTAAATGGGATCTTATTCGCTTGGTAGACGTAAATTTTGATAATAAAACTAGTTTTTTAACACTTACTACTAAAGAAAATATAAGAGACCGATTATTATTTAATAATATGTTTGATAAATTTGTAACACGCTTAAATTATCATGTATTAGGCACCAAAAAAAGATTAATAAAATATGTGGCAGTTTTAGAAAAACAAAAACGAGGTGCATGGCATGTGCATCTGATATTATTTAGTTTTCCTTATGTTCCTCACAGTAAATTATTAAAAATATGGGGACATGGTGGTGTTAGAATTAATAAAATTCATGACTTAGATGATGCTTCAAATGCTGGTAGATACGTAGCAAAATATATGAAAAAAGGTATGTCACAAGAGTTATTAGAAAGTATGGGGAAAAAATCATACTATTCTTCTAGAAATTTAAAAAAAGCTGAAGAAATTAAAGTATTATCTGATGAAAAACTTTTTAAAGATCAGCAAGTTGTATATGAATCAAGTTACAATTCTAAAGTATATAAAAACGGTAAGCTAATTAATAACAAAGTTCGATATAAAAAAATCAAAATATAG
- a CDS encoding DNA-binding protein → MEDLKLPFLLTREQASKFLGVDPKSFDRYIRSSDKLKRFMVGKHERYTIKELENFILEQSIN, encoded by the coding sequence ATGGAAGATTTAAAATTACCTTTTTTATTAACAAGAGAGCAAGCATCAAAATTCTTAGGAGTAGATCCAAAATCATTTGATAGATATATAAGAAGTTCTGATAAACTTAAAAGATTTATGGTTGGTAAACATGAACGTTACACGATAAAAGAATTGGAGAACTTCATTCTTGAACAGTCAATAAATTGA
- the istA gene encoding IS21 family transposase, with the protein MKGIKPNYAELGRQYNCDPRTVKKYYEAGKENELEGLKKRKQTKKTSKLDPFKEIIDEKIELGCTAMAIFKYIEKKGYKGRYTILREYCKNKKLNETKKATIRVETNPGIAAQVDWKEDMIMHDKFGRTYQFNIFLYVLHYSKMKYITLTWDKKQDTLFECLKDAFEYTEGVPREIWFDNMRTVVDRPRTQYKKVVFNNLFYQFSKDANFEPIACRPYRPQTKGSVESLAKFVEQRLRPYDYEFYDAVELIGLVNNLCQELNYEEISQATDQRPIDVFNYEEKEHLNSFNDSLLNTYIEDECIRIVSKESMVNFRKGKYSVPTKYIGEEVQVIFNDSTDELLIYFDGELIRRHNLSERKFNYFVEDMSEILKSDVFKHKDDEEILTYIENSLLLYDEI; encoded by the coding sequence ATGAAAGGTATTAAACCAAATTATGCCGAGCTGGGTCGACAGTATAATTGTGATCCAAGAACAGTTAAAAAATATTATGAAGCCGGTAAAGAAAATGAATTAGAAGGACTGAAGAAAAGAAAACAAACTAAGAAAACATCAAAACTAGATCCGTTTAAAGAAATAATTGATGAAAAAATTGAATTAGGATGTACTGCCATGGCAATATTCAAATACATTGAGAAGAAAGGATATAAAGGTCGCTATACAATTTTGCGAGAATACTGTAAAAACAAAAAACTAAACGAGACTAAAAAAGCAACTATACGCGTAGAAACAAATCCCGGTATAGCTGCTCAAGTAGACTGGAAAGAAGATATGATAATGCATGATAAGTTTGGCAGAACTTATCAATTCAATATCTTTCTTTACGTTCTACACTATTCAAAAATGAAGTATATCACATTAACTTGGGATAAAAAACAAGATACGTTATTTGAATGTCTGAAAGATGCTTTTGAATACACCGAAGGTGTTCCAAGAGAAATATGGTTCGATAATATGAGAACCGTAGTTGATAGACCGAGAACACAATATAAAAAAGTCGTCTTCAATAATTTGTTTTATCAATTTAGTAAGGATGCCAACTTTGAACCTATTGCTTGTAGGCCTTATCGTCCTCAAACCAAAGGATCCGTCGAATCATTGGCTAAATTTGTTGAACAACGTTTAAGACCTTATGATTATGAATTTTATGATGCTGTCGAACTTATTGGGCTGGTTAATAATCTATGCCAGGAATTAAATTATGAAGAAATTTCGCAGGCAACAGATCAACGACCTATAGATGTTTTCAATTACGAAGAAAAAGAGCATTTAAATTCTTTTAATGACAGTTTATTAAATACTTACATCGAAGATGAATGTATTAGAATCGTTTCTAAAGAATCGATGGTTAACTTTAGAAAAGGTAAATACTCTGTTCCTACTAAATACATTGGTGAAGAAGTACAGGTGATATTCAATGACTCAACAGATGAATTGCTTATTTATTTTGATGGTGAGTTAATAAGACGACATAATCTATCTGAAAGAAAATTTAATTATTTCGTTGAAGATATGAGTGAGATATTAAAATCAGATGTATTTAAACACAAGGATGATGAAGAGATACTTACATATATAGAAAATTCATTATTACTGTATGACGAAATATAG